The DNA segment TACATCCTGCTTGAAAGTGATTGGATGCTTAAAACATTCTATCAGCTGCAGTgcaccacagacagacatcagAGAGGAACCAACAGAGACGCATATCAGAGCAGCTACTCAACTACTGGTCATTGAAGTTAGAAATattcagtagatattaccattacgAGTCaattagaaaggtaatcataagTAAGTTAACACTATAAGAGGTCAGACAGACTGAATtagttgattaattgattgattggggtAGTCATTGATATTAGGTACAGTTAGTTAAGATGGCCAGCTACATCAACAAACAGGTGATTGAATTAAACAAAGTTACTGAAGAAAACCGGAACAGAGCAACAAGGAACGTGAAGACTGAGACCCATCTCTCAGGTACAAAGAAtgatctctatctttctctctctcacacgcggATGCAGGCAGTTATGAACGCACTAAcggaacacacgcacgcacacacacacacacacacacacacacactcactaacaccACGTAATagaaaaaacacatttttcttcTGTGTGGTTCCGTTGGTACAGAGCGTGTGGTTCAAAACCAGCTGGGGTCATGTACACTAAAATGTATCAATTCAATGTATTTTTTTACTTCACTTATCGAAACTATTTTGAACTATTTAAAGACGATCAATTGAAAATAACCTTTTTAAACAACAATACAGGGGACACACCGCCACtgtttttggtaaacagctgagggacggtgtcacgatcgaggtaaggagtagaccaaggcgcagcgtgatgaacaaacatactttaattagttaaagtttaaacatgaatacaaaacaagaaacgactcgtgacgtccacggtatcaatgaccgaacatggaacaaaaacccacaaacacaaagggaaaacagacagtttaaatatggctcccaatcagagacaaccagccaacagctgacacttgttgcctctgattgggagtcactcaggcaaacatagaattaaacacaacagaattaccaacatagaaatacacatatagaatgaacacaccctggctcaacataatgagtcccagagccagggagtGACAGACGGGACTAGAAAAATGTAACCACTCTAAAATTCATAGAGAGAGATAtgtatgcaaggactgaccatcccacgagatcaaaattatagttttaaccatctgAGGCTatatggtgtttgtttacaatttcattgtgaaacaagcttatattttggttcGTGGTGGGGTTAGACGGTTAAACTAAGCTTATGAGGCATTTACAGTATAAGTTACATTTTCAAGTATCAATGGGGAAATATCATTAATTTAGAAATCACAGATTGCACATTTTAAGTCATGCTGCAGCTATATTGTgtaattttggcaatttaatcATACAGTAGCTTCCTGTTTATCATATTTGAGATGACTGCAAGATTGAGCAAACATTTGCTGCCAACCCTCAATCTCAATATAGTCCCAAATGCTTCCCTATTAGCACAGTtgctttgaccagggcccatagggctctgttcaaacgtagtgcaccatatatggaatagggtgccatttgggacttcccCTTTTCtaatgcactatttttgaccagggcccatggagcagatatacagtatatattgtaTTATCACAATGTAGTTAAGTAATGACAAAGCaagtatcacaattccagaaaTGTTTCAATATTTTTggcacacaaaaacacacccgTTGTAATTATGTAGTACAAAGAAATGTGCACCCTGTTCACAACGGTCTATTCTTTTgtggcgcgtgagtttcaagtttgaggAAGTTTACCCTagcatttctactgatctgcgtgccagttatgattttcatgtgtattttcgtggaacagtttaatttcaataacgtttttgtttctcaaaatcaaccagcctctgccatatggacacattgatacaccttGATTGGCTTAATAAATTAGCTAATGGAACTAAGCaatatagcctataggccaatgtaGCAGTAGTATAACTTCCATTGTCAACTAAGTAAAAATGCATAAACCCCACAAAGAATcacagaaaatatcctgatgaaaatgcaGGTTCTTTCAATCTCATTAATCTCTttactctgcctgtctgcctccatTTCGGTCTTGACTTGCGATATCACTAGTGAAGTGCAAAgttgtatcaaatcaatcagtTATTGAAtggcaacattgtatcaaatcaatcaactgggTCCGGCCCAATGACTGTTTATATGGAGGTCCGGCCGGAAGCTGacgctagcgaacttgcaacatttaatcaactagcctattccgggccctcagagtttcttgTGCCAGTGAGATCGGGAGAGACGCAGCTGTTTTCACTCAAAGGGAGATGTGTTCAGGTATTTTTTGACATTTTCACTGGATATATGCTATCTTCAGAACATGACATTTTGCTGTTTCACACCGTGGACTGGTGTTTATCGAAAgggagagtgttggaaagattgtTTAAATACTTTGAGGAACTAACATTCACAACTGAAATTCAATAATACTGACTTCTTTGACTTACTGTGTGCGGTGAGAAACAAAAATACTGAGAAGCTCAGCTTATTAGTGATGGTGAGTTAAAGCAATCAGaaatcagacatccccaaatggcACTTACCTACACTTGCATGCAGCAGGCCAGTTAGCCTACATCTATGCATGCTCTGGCACAAACTCTCCGTCAATGTTaagaggacagagaaaccagaaaCATGCTCATTGCTGACATGGAGCACTCTAAACAAAACAcaatgaaaacatttacaaaacTCGTAACTGATCGtatgaaataaaacaaaactaatcttggcaccacacagccaggtctctgacctcgcTGTAGGCCGTTTCATCGTCgtaggtgatcaggcctaccactgttgtgtcgtcagcaaacttaatgatggtgttggagttggtCGCGGCCacccagtcatgggtgaacaaagaGTACAGAaagggactgagcatgcacccctgagggaccccatgttgagggtcagtgtggcggatatgttgttgcctaccctcaccacctgggggcggcccgtcaggaagtctaggatccagttgcagagggagttgtttaatcccagggtccttagtttagtgttGAGCTTGGAggccactatggtgttgaacgctgagctgaagTCAATGACGAGCATagagattgtatcatctgtggatctgtggggaggtatgcgaattggagtgggtccaaggtgtttgggatgatggtgttgaactgagccatgaccagcctttcaaagcatttcatggctacaggtgtgagtgctacagggcgatagtcatttagacagtttAATTAGGCATTCTTGGgcgcagggactatggtggtctgcttgaaacatgtaggtattacagactgggtcagggagaggttgaaaatgttgtAGAAACACTTTCCAGTTGCTCAGCGCATGCTCTAAGTATGTGTCCTGGTAATTTGTCTGTGAAtgctaacctgtttaaaggtcttagtcatggagagcgtgatcacacagtagtctggaacagctggtgctctcctgCATGGTTTAGTGTTGCTAGCCTCAAAGCAAGCATAGAAGGtatactacattaccaaaagtatgtggacacctgcttgtcgaacatctcattctaaattcatgggcattaatatggagtttgtcccacctttgttggaacattgctgcggggacttgcttccattcagccacaagagcattagtgagatcaggcacggatgttaggcgattaggcctggcttgcagtcagcattccaattcatcccaaaggtgttcatttGGGTTGAgttcaggactctgtgcaggtcagtcaagctCTTCCTGCTATTgtactgatgttgcttccagaggcagtttggaactcggcagtgagtgttacaaccgaggatagacgatttttacgcgcttcagtactcggcggtcccgttctgtgagcttgtgtggcctaccacttcacagctgagacgttgttgctcctatacatttccactttacaataatagcacttacagttgaccggggcagctctagcagggcagaaatttgactgacttgttggaaaggtggcatcctatgatggtgccacattgaaagtcactgagctcttcagtaaggcctttctactgccagtgtttttctatggagattgcatggctgtgtgctcaattttatacagcaacgggtgtggctgaaatagccaaatccactcatttgatggggtgtccacatacttttgtatatatagtgtaactagcttgtctggtaggctcgcgtcactggacaAATCactgctgggtttccctttgtaatagtttgcaagtcctgccacatccaacgagcgtcagaacctgtgtagtaggattcgattttggtcctgtattgaagctttgcctgtttgatggttcatcgtaggaggtagcgggatttcttataagggtctggattagtgtcccgctccttgaaagtggcagctctagcctttagctcaatgccgatattgcctgtaatccatagcttctggttgggatatgtacgtctggtcactgtggggaagatgtcgtcgatgcacttattaatgatgCCGGTTACGGATGTGGTAAATTCTTCAATGCCAtaggatgaatcccagaacatattccagtctgtcatagagaaacagtcctgtagcttaacatTCGCTTCATtgcaccacttctgtattgagcacgtgattggtacttcctgttttagttATTGCTTGTAGTCAacaatcaggaggatagagttatggtcagatttgccaaatggaggacaagggagagctttgtgtgtgtctctgtgtgtggagtaaaggtaatTTAGAGTTTTTTCAGTTCCAGTTGCACAGGTCacgtgctggtagaaattaggtaaaacagactaaagttttcctgcattaaagtcaacggccactaggagtgccaccTCTGGGTGAGCTTTTTCTTGTTTGCTAATGGCCATATACAGCTCCTTGAgtgaggtcttagtgccagcatcggtttgtggtggtaaatacacagctacaaaaaatatagatgaaaactctcttggtaaatattatggtctacagcttatcatgaggtattctaactcaggcgagcagaatcTTGAGACTTCCTTGATAACACCagatgttgttaacaaagagacacacacccccTCCGCTGAACTTCCCTGCCAccaccgttctgtcctgccggtgTACAGAAAAAACAGCTAGATTCATATttaccatgtccttgttcagccacgactcggggCATACTTGAAatttcactgtacagccttacctatggattgtggatcAATGAAAGGGGGTGTCAGTCTACTCAGTTACACACAcggaacacaactgtgaagagtttacacaaatattaggatTGTGGGTTAGTTAGATCACAAACatgtctaaactacagttgttGAGTAAAAACAGAAAGAAGACAAAGAGATCTGTCAGAAGATGGGAACAACAAGCAGGATCATGTGGAAATCACTGTTACGAAATCAAAGCATCTCTGAATCATCCATGCTGTGGGTTTCAGATAAATAGAAGCATGATTTACTTTTTTTATATGTTCAGTGTAGGAGGAAATGGAATTGTGGAAGAGCCACAACTAATGTTTCCTCATAGTGACGCAAGAAAACATACCGATTTCCTCTCCTCACCAAGTTAAAGTGTGCAGAGGGGGTCTTCATAAGGTGATGCTGTAAAGGTTGTGATGTTGCAGtttctgtgtatgtatgtgtaactTTATTTCCACTTGAGAGCAAGATACCCCTTGACACTGATCCTAGCTTGAAAATTACAAAGGTTAAGACAACAGCGTCACAATAATGCAGGGTTGCTAAACCCAGAAGCACAACATCGCAAGACTTCCTGGAACACTtgcaaaacagaccaaacagaccaggccggCGTTTGGGGAAGTCAATGAGAGATGTGAaaaattcttccttagttgttaattttctcaaaatctaaaggcacaacctagattcaagCCAATGTCTTAATTAGTTctacatgttattactccaacctcatgaATGTGACAAAAGCAACTTTATATGTCCTGTACATGGGCAAGTCGGCGCAAGATGACCGTTAGACCCAatgacgtgtttctgcgcatgagcttctctagccaacgtcgccatgacatcgcctacaaatgTGATCACGGATTTCTATTGGAGTCGCAGTTTTAGCATATCTTCATACTGCACTGTCTTAGCTACCGCTCTGAATCAACCATGGGACCAGCTCAAGCATTGTAGCAATGCTGCCTAGGCAGAAGGCAAGCACTccgagcaattttgacaaaaacaatggatatatatttttgttgtgcAAAATTGGTAGAATCTTAATtcaaatgattcacagctgtaattgcagcaaaagctgcttccaccaagtattaaatCAGGGGGGTGGAGACTTATCCAATTATGATATTTCAGTGTTCTTTGTTCTAtaactttctttcactttgaaaatgtggagtaggttgtgtagatctgtagaaAATAATTTGAATTAAACCCTTTTAAGATgtcattttaaggcagcaaaatgtgataAAAGATCAAGGGGGTATAGACTTTCTATAAGCACTGTCCTGTAGCATAGTAGGTCTATAATATGTTACACCAGAAACACCTCCTCAGTCATTTCTTATCTGAAGAACTCAACAGCACTGTAGGCAGGATATATGCTTTGATTGAaataaaataggcctacaagAAAGGCTAATAGTTATGTTAACACCTTCTGGGTTGATTACCTCAcaaaacagtaattcaagaagatctaaatgcatattcccatgaaaatgATTGTGAAGATTGGAATGCAGTTTGGACATTTCACCAGTAAAATGTGAATAATTATCATTCCAGATTGACAGTGATGTTTGCCTGTTTTGAAATTaggtatgcctaacttggtgttttGAGGTTATTAAAACATTATATCTTTTTATTgagacagtatgtgtgtgtgtaggtagacgtttcaattggaggatgcattttatgtATATTCTATAAAGATATTCCAAGACGACATCAGTTGTTACAAATTATGAGAAATTATGACATCATTATTTTTTTCAATGCTCTTAAATGATAACTTCATAATATAGCCTAATGTCAACAAACTTCTATCTCATGAGATATGGCTGGCTTGTGGCTTGTGTGGATATTTTAGTGGGCTGTATGGTGGTTAGCTAGTCTAGACTACCTGTGTTCTTTGTTTGTAAAATCAGGATGTGCCGCAACAAAAAGTGAGCATGAGAGGGGGTGacctgggagagaggggagctcCCCCTCCTGGTCAATACCTTttagttttaaagttaatttcctgaaattgtacacattttgccataaggagtagagaaaatgttgccgttttaaagcaagctttctgctattctaatcaTTTTGCCATGGACTGGAGAGACATTTTTGcatttttaaagcacatttcctgcaattctacacattttgtcaagaCTTATGACATGTTAATGATACATGAGTGAGAGTGACAAAATAAGTAAATGGGGACCCTCTGGAGGCCAGGGCCCCTGGGAACATATCCTAtgtgcccggtcggtattcggccatgattgcaaagagtttagatagctggctagactaactgacaatctaaaaattgttagctgacaagGCTAGTAGAGTGACTGacgtaacaagagaaaaactgctgatgcacatcCTAATATCCAAATTGCACATTGTGTATTCACATTGTGTATTCTACTAAGTTGAAAGCCCGACTGAGTGGATGCTTTCTCAGATCTGTATTCAAACAGTTTTAAAGAGTTGTCATTTTTTGGGATCTGTATTCAAAAAGTTGTAGTGACCTCTAAATAAACGATTTCTTCCCCCGGAAAAATTGTTCCTTCCACAAAGTATAATTacaactatatatacagtggggagaacaagtatttgatacactgccgattttgcaggttttcctacttacaaaacatgtagaggtctgtaatttttatcataggtacacttcaactgttagagacggaatctaaaacaaaaatccagaaaatcacattgtatgatttttaagtaattcatttgcattttattgcatgacataagtatttgatcacctaccaaccagtaagaattccggctctcacagacctgttagtttttctttaagaagccctcctgttctccactcattacctgtattaactgcacctgtttgaactcgttacctgtataaaagacacctgtccacacactcaatcaaacagactccaacctctccacaatggccaagaccagagagctgtgtaaggacatcagggataaaattgtagacttgcacaaggctgagatgggctacaggacaataggcaagcagcttggtgagaaggcaacaattgttggtgcaattattagaaaatggaagaagttcaagatgacggtcaatcacccttggtctggggctccatgcaagatctcacctcgtggggcatcaatgatcatgaggaaggtgagggatcagcccagaactacacggcaggagctggtcaatgacctgaagagagctgggaccacagtctcaaagaaaaccattagtaacacactacgccgtcatggattaaaatcctgcagcgcacgcaagttccccctgctcaagccagcgcatgtccaggcccgtctgaagtttgccaatgaccatctggatgatccagaggaggaatgggagaaggtaatgtggtccgatgagacaaaaaaatagctttttggtctaaactccactcgccgtgtttggaggaagaagaaggatgagtacaaccccaagaacaccatcccaaccgtgaagcatggaggtggaaacatcattctttggggatgcttttctgcaaaggagacaggacgactgcaccatattgaggggaggatggatggggccatgtatcgcgagatcttggccaacaacctccttccctcagtaagagcattgaagatgggtcgtggctgagtcttccagcatgacaacgacccgaaacacacagccagggcaactaaggagtggctccgtaagaaacatctcaaggtcctggagtggcctagccagtctccagacctgaacccaatagaaaatctttggagggagctgaaagtccgtattgcccagcgacagcccaaaaacctgaaggatctggagaaggtctgtatggaggagtgggccaaaatccctgctgcagtgtgcgcaaacctggtcaagacctacaggaaatgtatgatctctgtaattgcaaacaaaggtttctgtaccaaatattaagttctgcttttctgatgtatcaaatacttgtgtcatgcaataaaatgcaaattaattacttaaaaatcatacaatgtgattttctggatttttgttttagattccgtatcgcacagttgaagtgtacctatgataaaaattacagacctctacatgctttgtaagtaggaaaacccgcaaaatcggcagtgtatcaaatacttgttctccccactgtatctcaggtctgacccatacacacacacacacacacacacaaagacatgacACAAAAACACTGAAAAATGCTAATTGGTAGCAAGTCCCAGTGGAAGTCTTTTATAATGATTTTACCTTGAATGTAAATATGCAAATAGCTGTATGTTTTCAGTGTCTTTTAATGTAATTATGTGCTTCTAACATGTCATACTGATATGGTAACCtcctctaaaacaacattgagaTACAGTCCTCTTGTAGCTGGTCATGTACaaaccccaccctcttcaacatgtgtttgtgtgtgtgggtatgtgtgaatGGGTacgttgtgtatgtgtgttctcacATCAGTGTGTATCTCCTCAGGACCTGAGGATTCAGGGAGAAGACTCTACAGGATGGTTGCTGTGAGTTTTGGGATGCTGTGTGTTCTACAAGTCACGCTCAACATCTCTCTGAGACTAGTCTGTGAGTGAATTGTTATCTAATCATTACACTATATCAGTTTTTCACAAGGTCCCAAATTCAGATGAATGTTGTTAtctgcatggcgcttgcaacgccagggttatgggttcgattcccacggagggccagaggggccagtatgaaaatgtatacactcactaactgtaagttgctctggataagagggtctgctaaatgactaaaatgtcaatgtaaatctgTGTAAGAGCATTTTTAAGGAACTAGCAAACCTAATCCAAGATATTCTGTCCACTTCTAAAAAACTGTGTAGACCGTCAGTTTTTAATGCCTGTCACGTACAGTAGCAATATGAAATTGCGTTTTCCCCAGTAGCTATATGTTTCAATCCTTTCCAGATAACAGAGGCATGGGAGATAAAACCAATGTGACTGCAGAgaaagaccagctacagaccagttacaacaccctgactaaagagaaagaccagctacagaccagttacaacaccctgactaaagagaaaggccagctacagaccagttacaacaccctggctAAAGAGAAaggccagctacagaccagttacaacaccctggctAAAGAGAAaggccagctacagaccagttacaacactcTGGTTGAAGAGAAAatccagctacagaccagttacaacaccctggctAAAGAGAAaggccagctacagaccagttacaacaccctggctAAAGAGAAaggccagctacagaccagttacaacaccctggtTGAAGAGAAAatccagctacagaccagttacaacaccctggttaaagagaaagaccagctacagaccagttacaacaccctgactgaagagagagaccaacaAAAGAGGGAGAACAATGATCTCATGGCAAAGTTCTCTAATCTGAGTGAGATTACCTAATCAATTATCATAACATCACATTCCTAAAATGCAGTCAACTTGTATTTGTATTGTTCAATAACAGGTGCAGAATAATAATTCATGTTTTTGTGTTGTAGAACAAACCTGTCCTAAAGGCTGGCAGAAGTTTGAATCCAGTTGGTACTTCATCTCTACTGAGACTAAAACCTGGAGGGAGAGTAGCCAGGACTgtcaggagagaggagcagacctggtCATCATAAACAGTGATAAGGAacaggtgtgagagagagagagagagagagagagagagagagagagagagagagagagagagagagagagaaagagagagagagagagagagagagagagagagagagagatcaaacaTCCTTGGTCAGTAATGTATCTTCCAGTATTTAACGCATTTAGCCTATTGCAGTTGACAATATCAGTATCTTTATCAACAACAGGAGTTTCTCTTTGGCCTCAATAAGAGAGcctggattggtctgactgactctGTTAATGAGGGGATctggaaatgggtggacggcACACCACTGACCATAAGGTGAGATTTGTCCATCCAGGTGTGATAGAGACTTTTTAGCAAATTACATATTGCTTCAAATCATGTTCATAAAAAATATTGCTTCCAGTCATAGATGTCATTCCATGAGCACTAACAATATATCATAGTAACCAAGTaatatttgcatgtgaaaatatcattttaaaaaatacaaataaaggtTTGGTTGTTGGTCCACGCTTGATAAGGCTATGCTCATTTTAAAGCTGAAAAAACATGTTTATAATTTAGAATTATGTTTTCGACCACAGTGTCTGACTATTTACTTTGACCCTTTTTTAAATTCAAATGTATTATTTGAACTGCCTCTCTTGCACTGCCTCTCTTGCACTGGCTATCTGCACCCTCACTAGTCTCTACCCACATACTAACCatactacacatacacacacacacaatgcacatgcatattgacgccacacacacacacacacacacacacacacacacacacacacacacacacacacaaacacgcactgctgctactctgtttattttctatcctgattgcctagtcacttttacccatACCTATATGTACaaacagtgctttcagaaagtattcacaccccttgactttttccacattttgttgtgttacagcctgaatttaaaattaattaaatgtagatgttttttctcactggcctacacacaataccccataatgtcaaagtggaattatgtgttTCAAAATTTGCAGGGATACATTtataatgaaaagctgaaatgtcttgagtcaataagtttcaacccctttgttatggcaagcctaaataagttcaggagtaaaaatgtgctttaaaagTGACATAATAAGTGCAATAATGGTTAtaacatgattttgaatgactacatcatctcagtacccaacacatacaattatctgtaaggtccctcattcgagcagtgaatttccaacacagattcaaccacaaataccagggaagttttccaatgcctcgcaaaggactcctattggtagatgggtaaaaacagacattgaatatccctttgagcatggtgaagttattaattacactttggatggagtACCAa comes from the Coregonus clupeaformis isolate EN_2021a unplaced genomic scaffold, ASM2061545v1 scaf0312, whole genome shotgun sequence genome and includes:
- the LOC121560998 gene encoding CD209 antigen-like protein 2 produces the protein MASYINKQVIELNKVTEENRNRATRNVKTETHLSGPEDSGRRLYRMVAVSFGMLCVLQVTLNISLRLVYNRGMGDKTNVTAEKDQLQTSYNTLTKEKDQLQTSYNTSYNTLAKEKGQLQTSYNTLAKEKGQLQTSYNTLVEEKIQLQTSYNTLAKEKGQLQTSYNTLAKEKGQLQTSYNTLVEEKIQLQTSYNTLVKEKDQLQTSYNTLTEERDQQKRENNDLMAKFSNLKQTCPKGWQKFESSWYFISTETKTWRESSQDCQERGADLVIINSDKEQEFLFGLNKRAWIGLTDSVNEGIWKWVDGTPLTISHWYPQQPDNGGDNPANGEEDCVELNTETWLPVKAWNDQSCLDNRHWICEKVV